A genomic region of Columba livia isolate bColLiv1 breed racing homer chromosome 12, bColLiv1.pat.W.v2, whole genome shotgun sequence contains the following coding sequences:
- the TAF9B gene encoding transcription initiation factor TFIID subunit 9B isoform X3, with amino-acid sequence MTGSGLSEEAEAMEPAKMASPKSAPKDAQVMAQILKDMGITEYEPRVINQMLEFTYRYVTTILEDAKIYSSHAKKSNVDADDVRLAIQCRTDQSFTSPPPRDFLLDIARQKNQTPLPLIKPYSGPRLPPDRYCLTAPNYRLKSLQKKVSSSAGRITVPRLSVGAVSSRPSTPTLGTPAAQTVSVSAKVGTPVSLAGQRFTVQIPSSQAAVKSEST; translated from the exons ATGACCGGAAGCGGCCTCTCGGAGGAGGCGGAAGCGATGGAGCCGGCGAAGATGGCGTCTCCCAAGAGCGCTCCGAAGGACGCGCAG GTCATGGCGCAGATCCTGAAGGACATGGGCATCACGGAGTACGAGCCACGCGTCATCAACCAGATGCTGGAGTTCACCTACa GGTACGTGACCACGATACTGGAAGACGCAAAAATTTACTCGAGCCACGCAAAGAAATCCAACGTGGACGCAGACGATGTGAGGCTGGCGATCCAGTGCCGGACGGACCAGTCGTTCACATCCCCCCCGCCCAGAGAC TTCCTGTTAGATATCGCGAGGCAGAAGAACCAGACGCCGCTGCCGTTGATCAAACCGTATTCCGGGCCCCGGCTGCCGCCCGACAGGTACTGCCTGACGGCCCCGAACTACCGGCTCAAGTCCCTGCAGAAGAAG gtctcctcctctgcGGGGAGAATCACGGTCCCGCGGCTCAGTGTGGGTGCCGTGAGCAGCCGGCCCAGCACCCCCACCTTAG GCACGCCGGCCGCACAGACGGTGTCCGTGTCGGCGAAGGTGGGGACGCCGGTGTCCCTGGCGGGACAGAGGTTCACGGTGCAGATCCCCTCCTCCCAGGCGGCCGTCAAGTCAG AATCCACCTAA
- the TAF9B gene encoding transcription initiation factor TFIID subunit 9B isoform X1, protein MTGSGLSEEAEAMEPAKMASPKSAPKDAQVMAQILKDMGITEYEPRVINQMLEFTYRYVTTILEDAKIYSSHAKKSNVDADDVRLAIQCRTDQSFTSPPPRDFLLDIARQKNQTPLPLIKPYSGPRLPPDRYCLTAPNYRLKSLQKKVSSSAGRITVPRLSVGAVSSRPSTPTLGTPAAQTVSVSAKVGTPVSLAGQRFTVQIPSSQAAVKSATPTTPTVQNVLINPSLIGPKNILITTNMVSSQNPPNDSNPLKRKHEDDDDYDNL, encoded by the exons ATGACCGGAAGCGGCCTCTCGGAGGAGGCGGAAGCGATGGAGCCGGCGAAGATGGCGTCTCCCAAGAGCGCTCCGAAGGACGCGCAG GTCATGGCGCAGATCCTGAAGGACATGGGCATCACGGAGTACGAGCCACGCGTCATCAACCAGATGCTGGAGTTCACCTACa GGTACGTGACCACGATACTGGAAGACGCAAAAATTTACTCGAGCCACGCAAAGAAATCCAACGTGGACGCAGACGATGTGAGGCTGGCGATCCAGTGCCGGACGGACCAGTCGTTCACATCCCCCCCGCCCAGAGAC TTCCTGTTAGATATCGCGAGGCAGAAGAACCAGACGCCGCTGCCGTTGATCAAACCGTATTCCGGGCCCCGGCTGCCGCCCGACAGGTACTGCCTGACGGCCCCGAACTACCGGCTCAAGTCCCTGCAGAAGAAG gtctcctcctctgcGGGGAGAATCACGGTCCCGCGGCTCAGTGTGGGTGCCGTGAGCAGCCGGCCCAGCACCCCCACCTTAG GCACGCCGGCCGCACAGACGGTGTCCGTGTCGGCGAAGGTGGGGACGCCGGTGTCCCTGGCGGGACAGAGGTTCACGGTGCAGATCCCCTCCTCCCAGGCGGCCGTCAAGTCAG ccaCACCAACTACTCCAACAGTTCAGAATGTTCTAATTAATCCTTCATTAATTGGACCAAAGAACATTCTTATTACCACAAACATGGTTTCATCACAGAATCCACCTAACGACTCGAACCCCCTGAAGAGGAAGCACGAAGACGACGACGACTACGACAATTTGTGA
- the TAF9B gene encoding transcription initiation factor TFIID subunit 9B isoform X2: protein MTGSGLSEEAEAMEPAKMASPKSAPKDAQVMAQILKDMGITEYEPRVINQMLEFTYRYVTTILEDAKIYSSHAKKSNVDADDVRLAIQCRTDQSFTSPPPRDFLLDIARQKNQTPLPLIKPYSGPRLPPDRYCLTAPNYRLKSLQKKVSSSAGRITVPRLSVGAVSSRPSTPTLATPTTPTVQNVLINPSLIGPKNILITTNMVSSQNPPNDSNPLKRKHEDDDDYDNL, encoded by the exons ATGACCGGAAGCGGCCTCTCGGAGGAGGCGGAAGCGATGGAGCCGGCGAAGATGGCGTCTCCCAAGAGCGCTCCGAAGGACGCGCAG GTCATGGCGCAGATCCTGAAGGACATGGGCATCACGGAGTACGAGCCACGCGTCATCAACCAGATGCTGGAGTTCACCTACa GGTACGTGACCACGATACTGGAAGACGCAAAAATTTACTCGAGCCACGCAAAGAAATCCAACGTGGACGCAGACGATGTGAGGCTGGCGATCCAGTGCCGGACGGACCAGTCGTTCACATCCCCCCCGCCCAGAGAC TTCCTGTTAGATATCGCGAGGCAGAAGAACCAGACGCCGCTGCCGTTGATCAAACCGTATTCCGGGCCCCGGCTGCCGCCCGACAGGTACTGCCTGACGGCCCCGAACTACCGGCTCAAGTCCCTGCAGAAGAAG gtctcctcctctgcGGGGAGAATCACGGTCCCGCGGCTCAGTGTGGGTGCCGTGAGCAGCCGGCCCAGCACCCCCACCTTAG ccaCACCAACTACTCCAACAGTTCAGAATGTTCTAATTAATCCTTCATTAATTGGACCAAAGAACATTCTTATTACCACAAACATGGTTTCATCACAGAATCCACCTAACGACTCGAACCCCCTGAAGAGGAAGCACGAAGACGACGACGACTACGACAATTTGTGA
- the LOC102084491 gene encoding fibronectin type-III domain-containing protein 3a-like: MMADQPPPLEATPLLNEVPILPHMVNGDSIQQVILVQVNPGETFTITTEDGHIQCIQGPAHVPMMSPNGSMPPIFVPPGYVSQVVEENGVRKVVVLPHSAEFHPSMHPPPPPHVPPHYLHHPHALLPPPHPVYPPVPGTGELPPQFLHQHPPPHVFQEQEPRSHGRTNFIQRDERSLKMQEHLKKRLKDRQAGGHANNKLNSPPASPHKVVNSSNATIQNGSGKGQQGAGALKQKQIGKTKGAAEPEVAESDTEPKKCDIHLSIGKPVVSDIQARSAVLSWNLPVSSQNGESHSHSPAAFTFEVAISNSGKNGKFKSVYVGEELTITLPDLRPATDYHARVSATSSSIKESISELVSFTTESCEPDCPAAPKLINRTKNSLSLQWKSSNDNGSKITNFLLEWDEGKNGAFKECYYGHLKQYKLTKLSPSTKYSLRLAAKNDIGMSGFSETVTYYTAGIVPPAPCPPVLLEAGVTWLALRWSPPHGVSCDDALTYSLDVEEEGSGYGFQPQYNGDELSCTLRNLRRSTSYKFRLFAYNSEGRSSPSEVVELSTNPEKPGPPGKPSVKGKVHSHSVKVTWEPPKDNGGSDITKYFLEISEASAGSKWDTIYSGAQREHVCDHLRPGTSYRLRARCAGKGGESQASDVLTVTTAAVPPGPCPSPYLAGKAKPKEIALQWGPPSVDGGSEVTEYILEMASADEDERRQVYQGPASEYVVTSLLPGRTYCFWIRAANKVGFGPHSDKAEICTAPGPPDQCCKPLITCKSATCVVVSWESPACNGAEIGEYRLEWGQAEGSMHIAYAGPCQSYEVKGLTPATTYYCRVQAVNVAGVGLFGEAGVVTTPASVPAPVSVLHLLEEDQMEISLPLSTCLAIQWEEPCCHGSEITGYNIEYGEKQLVTVGRNTSHVLENLLPDTLYRIRVQAINNFGVGPFSHSMKAKTKPLPPDPPPLECVVFSYQSLKLKWGEGPSRALITNPTQFNLQMEDRFGRFVTVYNGPCHTYKVQRLSESTTYYFKIQACNDAGEGEFSEVYAFTTTKSPPASLKAPKANQLEENTYEITWEPLQPMKGDSIVYILQLAAGREFEQVYKGPETSFRLPNLQTNCEYRLRVCAGRQSQDASGSQELYGPYSPSTVFSSQKRELVPPCADSTTELAETKKTLREERFIAIVLLCGFAVVAILFAVVIQYFVIK; encoded by the exons ATGATGGCCGACCAGCCGCCTCCACTGGAAGCGACGCCGCTCCTGAACGAAGTGCCAATTCTACCTCACATGGTGAATGGGGACAGCATCCAACAG GTTATTCTTGTACAGGTGAACCCAGGTGAAACATTTACGATTACAACTGAAGATGGACACATTCAGTGTATTCAAG GTCCAGCACATGTTCCTATGATGTCACCAAATGGTTCTATGCCACCTATATTTGTGCCTCCTGGTTATGTATCTCAG GTGGTGGAAGAGAACGGGGTTCGGAAGGTGGTGGTGTTGCCCCACTCGGCCGAATTCCACCCCTCCATGCACCCTCCTCCTCCGCCCCACGTGCCGCCCCATTACCTGCACCATCCCCAcgcgctgctgccgccgccgcacCCCGTGTACCCCCCGGTGCCGGGGACGGGGGAGCTGCCCCCCCAGTTCCTGCACCAGCACCCGCCGCCCCACGTTTTCCAGGAACAAg AACCTCGTTCTCATGGAAGGACAAACTTCATTCAGCGGGATGAAAGGAGTCTCAAAATGCAAGAACACCTGAAGAAAAGGCTAAAAGACAGACAAGCTGGTGGTCATGCTAACAATAAACTGAACAGTCCTCCGGCGTCACCACATAAAGTTGTTAATTCTTCCAACGCAACAATTCAGAATGGGAGCGGCAAGGGCCAGCAAGGGGCCGGAGCGCTAAAGCAGAAGCAGATCGGAAAAACAAAGGGCGCTGCAGAACCAGAGGTGGCAG AATCTGACACAGAACCCAAGAAATGTGATATTCACTTGAGCATTGGCAAGCCAGTC GTTTCTGATATACAAGCAAGATCAGCCGTTCTGTCCTGGAATCTCCCAGTTAGTTCACAGAATGGAGAGAGCCATAGTCATAGTCCAGCAGCATTTACATTTGAAGTAGCAATATCCAACAGtggtaaaaatggaaaatttaaaTCTGTCTATGT TGGGGAGGAATTAACAATTACGCTTCCTGATCTCAGACCAGCAACTGATTATCATGCCAG AGTTTCAGCAACCAGCAGCTCCATAAAAGAATCCATTTCGGAGTTAGTGAGCTTTACTACCGAAAGCTGTGAACCAGACTGTCCGGCTGCACCGAAGCTGATTAACAGGACCAAGAACAGCCTGAGTTTGCAGTGGAAG tccTCAAATGACAATGGTTCCAAAATAActaattttcttttagaatGGGATGAG GGCAAGAACGGAGCCTTCAAAGAATGCTACTACGGGCACCTGAAGCAGTACAAACTTACCAAACTCTCTCCTTCGACAAAATATTCGCTCAGATTAGCTGCTAAAAATGATATTGGAATGAG TGGGTTCAGCGAGACGGTGACGTATTACACGGCAGGAATCGTCCCCCCGGCACCGTGTCCCCCGGTGCTGCTGGAAGCGGGGGTGACCTGGCTGGCGCTGCGGTGGAGCCCCCCGCACGGCGTGTCCTGCGACGACGCGCTCACCTACAGCCTGGACGTGGAGGAAGAAGGTTCT GGTTATGGTTTCCAGCCACAGTACAATGGAGATGAACTCTCATGCACTTTAAGAAACCTTAGGAGGAGCACATCCTATAAGTTCAGG CTCTTTGCCTACAACAGCGAAGGAAGGAGCAGCCCCAGCGAGGTGGTGGAACTCAGCACCAACCCCGAGAAACCGGGGCCGCCCGGTAAACCCAGCGTCAAGGGCAAGGTGCATTCGCACAGCGTCAAAGTCACCTGGG AACCACCCAAAGATAATGGAGGATCAGACATTACTAAATACTTTTTGGAAATCTCAGAAGCATCAGCTG GAAGCAAATGGGACACCATCTACAGCGGCGCCCAGCGCGAGCACGTGTGCGATCACCTGCGGCCCGGCACCTCGTACAGGCTGAGGGCCCGTTGTGCCGGTAAAGGTGGCGAAAGCCag GCTTCTGATGTTCTGACCGTCACAACGGCAGCGGTTCCTCCTGGGCCGTGTCCCTCTCCATACCTGGCAGGCAAAgcgaagcccaaggaaatcgcTTTACAGTGGG GCCCACCGTCCGTGGATGGAGGTTCTGAGGTTACAGAATATATCCTGGAGATGGCAAGTGCTGACGAAGACGAACGCAGACAAGTGTATCAGGGCCCAGCCTCTGAATACGTAGTAACCAGTCTTCTCCCAGGGAGAACATACTGCTTCTGGATACGAGCAGCGAACAAAGTTGGG TTTGGCCCCCACTCTGACAAAGCAGAGATCTGCACCGCCCCAGGACCCCCCGATCAGTGTTGCAAACCCCTGATCACTTGTAAAAGCGCGACTTGCGTTGTAGTTTCATGGGAG AGCCCCGCGTGCAACGGCGCAGAAATCGGGGAGTACAGGCTGGAGTGGGGGCAGGCGGAGGGGTCCATGCACATCGCTTACGCCGGCCCCTGCCAGAGCTACGAAGTCAAAGGTCTCACACCCGCAACCACCTATTATTGCAGAGTCCAG GCTGTGAACGTGGCTGGAGTTGGGCTGTTTGGCGAGGCCGGCGTGGTGACAACCCCCGCGTCGGTGCCCGCGCCCGTGTCAGTGCTGCATTTACTTGAAGAAGATCAAATGGagatttctcttcctttatCAACGTGCCTTGCGATTCAATGGGAAGAACCGTGTTGTCATGGGTCAGAGATCACTGGATATAATATAGAATATGGGGAAAAGCAGCTGGTGACTGTTGGAAGAAATACAAGCCATGTTCTTGAGAATCTGCTGCCTGACACTTTGTACAG AATTAGAGTACAGGCCATCAACAACTTTGGAGTGGGTCCGTTCAGTCATTCCAtgaaagccaaaaccaaaccactacCTCCGGACCCGCCCCCCCTGGAATGCGTCGTCTTCAGCTACCAGAGCCTTAAACTGAAATGGGGTGAAGGTCCCAGCAGAGCTTTAATCACCAACCCCACACAATTCAACTTGCAGATGGAGGACAGGTTTGGCAG GTTTGTTACCGTTTATAACGGTCCTTGTCACACATACAAGGTACAGCGGCTCAGTGAATCCACTACGTACTATTTTAAAATCCAGGCGTGTAACGACGCTGGAGAGGGAGAATTTTCTGAAGTTTACGCTTTCACTACAACCAAGTCTCCACCCGCATCTCTCAAAG caCCTAAAGCAAATCAGCTGGAAGAAAACACTTACGAAATCACATGGGAGCCTTTACAGCCCATGAAGGGAGATTCCATTGTTTACATCCTTCAGCTTGCTGCCGGGAGAGAGTTTGAGCAG GTGTACAAGGGACCAGAGACTTCGTTCCGCCTCCCGAACCTGCAGACAAACTGTGAGTACCGGCTCCGGGTGTGCGCCGGCCGGCAGTCCCAGGACGCGAGCGGATCGCAAGAACTGTACGGTCCCTACAGCCCCAGCACCGTGTTCTCATCTCAGAAGCGAGAGCTGGTTCCGCCCTGCGCCGATTCAACGACAGAGTTGGCAGAGACCAAGAAGACGCTGCGCGAAGAGCGTTTCATCGCCATTGTTCTTCTCTGCGGGTTTGCCGTGGTTGCTATTTTATTTGCTGTCGTTATTCAGTACTTTGTAATCAAGTAG